The Dysidea avara chromosome 11, odDysAvar1.4, whole genome shotgun sequence genome includes the window TGATCAGCTGTACAAATTCACTTTGTTTTCAGTCACTATAGAATGTAAGGAGACATTATTAATGTACAAATGCAAGAATTTTAGAACTTTTACaggaatcatagaaattaaATATAGTAGGGAGGTCATCTACCACTAGATAGTATAGCCATAGTAGTATTTCTGGTCAAATGAGctttgttattaaatttttgtgcttctatgatccctattcaaatcaaatgtttacttttttgtaataacataaatacattactggtgaaccatcGCATACCATATCAATGGAAAGAACGGCACTAGACCATTAGGAAAATTGTGTGACTGAACGTGCACCCTGACTAGTATCAATTATTGAAATGCAAAATGGTAATTctactttgctttcagctatctTGTTGGGAAGAATGCATGGTTCTTGCTGACGAGATTGAACAAAAAAATCAAATCAACACATAATACTATTTCAAAGACAGAGTATTAATTAATGTATACTGTCTGGTGCAAACATGACCAAGTCTACAGAAACCGAGCATGTTTGCACAAACCACATCCTCACCACATATCGTAGGACCAGGATAAAATATCTTAATTCTGTTACTTGCATTGTAAAATGTTTACTGTGGAataaaattgcatggccataccAAAGTGCCATGCATAAACAGTTTGGAGTTATGAAAGTTTGTGCATGTCCACATGCTAGCCCTATCCTTGCAGGAACTTGAATGTTGCAGTATCATAATGGGAATTAGTTAGATAGTACATAAAATTCCTAAAAGCATGCATAATAATCACTAGTAGCACATTTAATTTCAGTACTGTGCAGAGTATGAAAGACAGTATATATGTGTTCATTAACTTCAATGGATCAGAATTAATAGGAAGAAAAGGACAATATTACTTCACGACATCACATGTAAAAATAGGGATTATATGTGACTTGCTATAAGCAGCTGAATGATTACTAGTTGTGCAGGTGACCAGTAAGAAATGGCAGCTGACTTTACTAAGGTGCTAGCCTTCTAATTTTACTGGTGAATGAGTAATCAGTTTTGACTGCGTTTTAGATGATGAATGAGGACATGACTTTTATGGTATCTTTTGAGAAGTACTCCTGAaatatagcatacagctatgcaGTATATAACAGTGTTACAACCTTCATGGCTGTGTTGAATGCTATGCAAACACAGTATAACACTGTTTGCTTTATACACAGTATAGTTATTATGACTGTGTACCTACAGTATACAAATTGATGTCTTAAGTATATAATTGGGTAGTGCatagttttaaaattttactgattaaaatgttcattCGTCAAAATGATTCCCAGAATCAAAATTTTGCAGTAGCTATGTAATGATAGCTATTAGCTGTAACCAAACCAACCATCGTTGCTGCGATTAAGAGCCTGTCTTTTCTTCATAACAAAAATAATCTCCTGCCCACATGAAAATTCATGTGGATAAGAAACAAGAAGTCTAGGCTGTTTTCCTGCTCTGATGTGTAATAGCCATAGATATATCCTACCACATGCATGCAGCTACAGCTATACTGCCTATACAACCATGGCATTGTGTCAACCTACAAAATCTGTGGTTATAGTTAAAGCAGCCAGACTATCATCATTAACTTTAACCACAGATTTTGCAGGTTGACACAAAAGACCCTTTAGCTGCTGTTTCAATAGATAGCTACTGTGGTCAGTTTTGCAATGTTTGTTTATAGCCATGGTGATTTTCCGGCTTCTTTTATTCATTGGTCAGGTCTCAGTTCCGCAGGAATTAAACACAGCCGGAAGGAGACTAAACTAACTACGTAttgcagacatgccaactctcacgcattaggtgtgagtctcactcttttgctagtaatctcacgccctcacgcctaaccctctgtttctcacttagttctcacgcctgatctgcttcataagtagccctgtgcttaaaattagacagacctgtgcttatttttgtactttgagcatgtagctagcgaatttttttttttttttttttggtcttcactactaaaaatcctggagctgcactcgagtctggtccacattgctggccgtgtttgaggtctcactcctaaaattgttcagaggttgacATATTGTCAGCTAGTTAATTAGCCTCTTGGGACATCACCCCGTAAACTAGACCTGATTTTACACCATTCTAACGCGCAGTGTTTTATCAATTAGATCATAATTCTATTATTATCATTGACGTAAATTACCTAAACGGGACTTTTCCCACGAGTCCCTAACGGTTTTGTGGTATAGCCCGCGAGAGTATATATAATTGCCATGGTGAGTTCGATCGATTCATAAACTTATTTAAGAGGTGGCTACGACGGATCAGCTGTTTCGAAACGTGAGGGAGTTGGATAGGATTGAATTCAACCGAAGGTGAAGAGCTACGTGACTTAAATGGTATGAATTAATTGATGACTTGGATATTATGTACACGACGTAGAATTCAATGTAGTAATTTATTCGCTTGTGTTGAAACACTAGATGGCTGGTGCTGGCTACAGTCAAGAGTACATTCCCAATCTAGCTAACTACAAAGGATTGGCTATTGTCATCGGAATGGACTATTCTACTACGCCGGACCACGTATTCCTTCCTGGTACAGAAATGGACGTAAGGAAGATGAGTGAGACGTTTTCCTTCTTGAAATTTGCTGTCATCAAGTTGTGGAATATTGGAAAAGATGAGCTGATATCAAAATTGAACTTCATAACTCAGTACAATATCGAATGCCGGAGAATTGCAGTGATGTTCTCAGGACATGGCAAGTTAGGGCAGCTTTATCTACAAGATGGAAAGGCAATTAAGACAGAAGACCTCTTTCGTCAGTTCCGGCCGGATGCCGGTAACATGACTCTAGCTAAGGTGCAGTTGTTTTTCATTGATGCATGTCGAGGAGATGCAGTCGATCATGGAATATACACTGGCAAGGGTGGAGATGCAAAGAATCAGAGAATTCCTTCCACCGGAGATGTGCTTATTGCTTATTCCACAACAGCCCATCACAAAGCATTTGAGCATCGAGAAAGTGGTGGTCTGTGGTTGAACTTGTTAGCAAGAGAACTAGAACAATCTGACAAAGCTATCACCGAAGTCTTGGTTGATGTCAACTATCAGCTGAAATCTGAGTGTCAAAGAAGTGGAATTCCTTTTCAGACTGCTGAGTGTATAAACTATCTTACTGAAAATGTATACTTGCGCCGAGAAGCTCTAGAAAGTTCTTCTGTCTTAGGTGTGATGCGATTGAGTGAGTTTTGTGTTATAGCATGTAACATGTAACATCACTGTGAACTATACAGATCACGGGAAATATCGTGACGAACTTCACCAACCTCAGTATCGCCTTACTTCACTACCAAAGCCACCTCCACTGGCTTCCTATCTACCACCATTGCGACACAATGCCAGTCCGTACTATGGTGGTAAGCATGACTATATTACTCTACTATGACTGTATGGCATATCATATATCGTACCTACAGCAATGATGATGTATCCTGACTCTGCTAATATAACTACAAAGCAAGGTGGACAGCGTAGAGATGACTCACCAGTTAGACAACAAAGAGACAATATTGCCACTCAAATACCAGCTGCAGTGCATATGAAGACTTCTAAT containing:
- the LOC136238602 gene encoding caspase-3-like, which codes for MMAGAGYSQEYIPNLANYKGLAIVIGMDYSTTPDHVFLPGTEMDVRKMSETFSFLKFAVIKLWNIGKDELISKLNFITQYNIECRRIAVMFSGHGKLGQLYLQDGKAIKTEDLFRQFRPDAGNMTLAKVQLFFIDACRGDAVDHGIYTGKGGDAKNQRIPSTGDVLIAYSTTAHHKAFEHRESGGLWLNLLARELEQSDKAITEVLVDVNYQLKSECQRSGIPFQTAECINYLTENVYLRREALESSSVLGVMRLNHGKYRDELHQPQYRLTSLPKPPPLASYLPPLRHNASPYYGAMMMYPDSANITTKQGGQRRDDSPVRQQRDNIATQIPAAVHMKTSNDRDVTTISGVYKQQLKNYCASTELRYKKKYKYLRSFPAGSLIPLYRTEKIRGKHISSVIVVPLHFGYVKGDYCSSRHEAEESAAKKLLQQF